GGTACGACCTACGTATTGGAGCCTAACAGCAACAAATACGTATTTCCAATTGCATCGAAATATGTCAGCTTAAATCCTGAAATAGTTCAGAATCCAAGATAATACTATGGCGGGGCCGCCAGGTTTTTAGCGGCCCCGTTTTTCCAACTTTTTAATTCAACAATCATGTTAAAACGAAAAATTTCATTTTTCGCACTGGCCTTGTCATGCGCAATGGTCGGCACCAGCAGCAGCAGTTTTGCGCAGGGTAAGAAAAAAGACAATGAAAAGCCGGCAGCTCCGGTAACCGCACCTGCCGCGGATTCTGCAAAGAAAGATGCACCCGTAAAGCTCAAAAAGTACGAAGACGTAATCACCAAAGGTACCACCTCCGTACAGGGTTTTCTGACCGTGCATAAGAAAGAAGATAAATATTATTTTGAGATTCCTTTCAGCTTATTCAAGCGCGAGATCATGGCGGTAAACCGTATCTCCAAAGCCTCTGTAGACATGCGTAACGGCATGTGGGGACTGGCAGGAGATCAGATCGGTGAATCTGTTTATGCCTTCGAAAGAGCCGCAGGGAATAAGCTCTTCCTGCGCCAGCTGTCGTACACAGAATATGTAACCGATTCTACCAGCGAACTGGCTACCGCCATCACCAATAATAACGTACAGGCCATCGTGTCCGCATTCCCGATCGTTGCCTTCAACCACGACAGCACCACTGCCGTTATTGACGTCACCGAATTCCTGAACAGCGACAACAATGTGCTATACTTCGAAAACGCCGCGCTGAAACAGCGTGCCGGCATGGGCGCACAACAAAACGACAGAAGCTACATCGACTACGTACACGCCTACCCGACAAACCTCGAAGTGAAAGCCGTGAAAACCTATGCTGCCGGCATCAATCCCGCACATCCTTTTTATACGGTAGAATTAAACGCTTCCCTGCTACTGCTGCCCGAAAAAAGAATGCAGCCACGTATCATGGATGAAAGAGTAGGTTACTTTACCAGCACCCACAGGGATTTTGAAGCAGAGCCGCAAGGCGTACGCAACACCAGCTATGCACGCAGATGGAGACTGGAACCTAAACCGGAAGATGAACAACGTTACCTGAAAGGCGAATTGGTGGAACCTAAACAGCCAATCGTATTTTATATCGATCCTGCTACCCCTAAGAAATGGGTGCCTTACCTGATCGCCGGTATCAACGACTGGAACAAAGCCTTTGAACATGCAGGCTTCAAAAATGCCATCATCGGTAAAGAAGCACCTACCAAAGAACAGGATAGCACCTGGAGTCTGGACGATGCACGTCATTCTGCCATCATCTACCGCCCTTCAGTGATTCCTAATGCCATGGGACCTAACGTAGCCGACCCGCGTAGTGGTGAAATACTGGAGAGCCATATCTTCTGGTACCACAACGTCATGCAGCTGCTACAGAAATGGTACCTGGTACAATGCGGCGCCACCGATCCGCGTGCTACCAAACCAGTTATCGATGACCAGCTGATGGGTGAACTGATCAGGTTTGTTTCATCCCATGAAGTGGGCCATACGCTTGGTTTACGTCATAACTTTGGCGCCAGCTACAACACACCGGTTGAAAAACTTCGTGATAAAAACTGGCTGAAAGAACACGGTCATACTACTTCTATCATGGACTACGCACGTTTCAACTACGTAGCCCAACCGGAAGATAATGTAGGAACCGAAGGACTCTACCCACGTATCAACGATTATGATAAATGGGCAATTGAATGGGGCTACAGATGGCGCCCTTCCTATAAAAATGAATGGGAAGAGCAGAAAGCATTGTCCAATATCGTTTCAGACTCACTCCTGAAAAATCCGAGACTGACCTTTGGTGGCGAAATGGAGGTCTTTGACCCACGTGCACAAAACGAAGACCTCGGTGATGATGCGATGAAAGCCAGTGAATATGGCATCCGTAACCTGAAGCGCATCGTTCCGCAGCTGGTTACCTGGACGCGCATCCCTGCCGCTGATTACCAGGAGCTGGGAGAAACCTTTAAAGAAGTTTTCGGTCAGTACAGCAGGTATCTTGGACACGTAATGAAAAATGTGGGCGGCATCTACCATGAGCTTAAATTAAGTACAGACGCGGGTCCTGTTTATACCTACGTGGAATACGACAAGCAGAAGAGAGCGGTGAAATTTCTCTCTGATAACCTGTTTACCACCCCTGAATGGTTAAACAACAGGGAAATCTTTACCCGACTGCCTTACTCCTTCGGAGAAGAATTTGGTAAGCTGCAGCAGGATGCGCTGGAAGTGCTCATTACCAGGAGAAGAATGAGTGTGCTGATGAATACGAAATTGGAGTCTAAAGAGAAAGCATATTCCCTGGATGAAATGTTCAGTGACCTCGATCGCTATATTTTCACAGAATTGTATAGCGGTAAGAATGTAGACTTCTACCGCAGGAACTTACAGAAAGCATATGTCAGCAGGCTGATACAGCAGGCATTTGCCCAGGAGAATCCCGGTGAGATTGCCGTTATGTCTTACAAATTCTATATGTCGGATATGCAGGGCATCATGCGTGATGAGCTGAAAAAGCTGCAGCAGTTATGCAAAAAGGCACTGGCTAACCCTGCTACAGACAAGGATACAAAAATCCATTGCCAGGAGCTGGTGGCTAAAATCGATCTCAATTTTAAAAATAAAAACTAATTCAACGGGGTTGCTGGCAGATGGAAACATGTGTCAGCTGTCCCTTTGTTAATCCCATTTCTCATAAGCAAATTAGTAGTGGCTCCGATCTCCATCGGAGCTTTATTTTTTTGCTGCGATGATTAGAAAGGGTGGGATTTGTTTGAAATGTGGGGTTTTGTGCCGGAAAAGCTGATTTTTTAAAAAGAAAACCGGGACAGTCGACACTGTCCCGGTTTGTATTTATGAGTACTGTTCGTTGTATTTTTATATATAACAGAATTATCAATCGTTTTGTTCAGATTTTTTCTTCGCTACTTCTTCGAGTAGTTTCAGACCCAGCAAACCGGAGATAGGACCGTTGGAGCCATCACCGTTGCTGCCACCGATGAGGATATCCGGCATGATGCGGATTTTCTGTTCACCGATAGCTTCCATTACTTTCAGCTGCGTGAAGTTATCGCCACCCATGGCCTCTACTGCCAGTTTATAGGCTTCGGCGCTGGACTGACCAATAGCGAGGATTTTCTCTGCCTCTGCTTTACCGGTGAGGGCGATTTTTTCTGCATCTGCTTTTGCTATCCACTCTGTTTTTTCAGCTTCTGCTTTTGCGAGCAGTCTTACTTTTTCTGCCTCACCGGCTGCCAGCAGTTTCATACGATCACTTTCCGCGTTTGCCTGGAGACGAACACTGTTGGCGTCACCGGTAGCTTTTTTCACGGAGGCATCCGCCAGTCTTTCCGCGATCCAGACACCCTGGTCAGCTTTTACGATCTCTTTCTGCATCTCCGCGATAGCGGTTTCTTTTTCCAGCTTCTGACGGGTTTCCTGTGCCAGTCTTTCTGTATCGTAGGTCACCTTTTGTTCTTCGGCTATTTTACGGTCGGTCAGGGTTTTCATCAGTGTTTCAGGCGGTACGATGTCACCGATCAGGGTATCTACACCGAATACGTTGTATTGGTCCAGTACGCGGCCGATGTGTTCCTTGGCTGATTCCTGTCTTTCCTTACGGCTGGTCAGGAACCCGATTACATCGGAGCCCTGGGCAGAGTTACGGAAGTAGTTACCGATGGTAGGCTCCAGTACCTGTGTTACCAGGTTGCTCATATTTCCGAAGCGTGCAATTACTTTAGGTGCTTCGTTGGTAGGGATATGAATGATCTGTGCAACATCGAGGTTAAAAGTAAAACCATCTTTACTTCTCACGGTGATGGTAGAAAGGTTTTTATCCAGCTGGTGAGCTTCACTGCGTGCGGAAGCCCAGTTAAGTACCAGGTTGGTGGTAGGTACCAGCTCTACTTTCATAATGTAAGGGTTGATAGGGTATTTGCCGGGGCCTAACGGTTCCGCCCATACGCCTTTTTGCCCTTTTGTTACGATGTTACCATGTTTGAATTCGGCGCCGCTGATATCTTCTCCGTCTTTACCTACGAAGGAGATCACCACACCTACGTGTCCGATGGCGATTTCCGTCATTTTCACGAGTTCCAGTCTGGCAAACCATGGGTTGATAAAGTAAGAACCGGCCAGGATGACCTGTTCCTGTAATCCTTTGTAGCCGCCGCCTAGCAGGAAGGCATCTACATCCTGGAAGTTGTTGTGGCTGTCGATCAGTTTACCGGCGATAGAACCGGTTTCGATGGCTTTACCTTCCAGGGTGGTAATGATACCTACTGCGTTTTCCGGTACAGTTACATAATCAGTTATTTCTACTTCAAATAAGAAGGTGTTGATACGATAGGACCCCGGCGTAATAATGGCCGTCTGACGGCCTTTACGGCCACCATTTTTCAAAAATGCGGCAGCATCCTGGAAGGAGTCGCAAGGTACTCTGCGGGCGAGGATGGCGCCTGTTTCCAGCTCTGCACCATCTTTAGATAATACCAGCCCGATTTTGCCGGTCGGGATAATGGTAAATGGCTGATAGGCAACACTGTATTGCCAGAGCCACTTCCAGAAATAGATACCTGGCGCAAGTGTCTGTGCCTGAAAACCGGCTTCACCGTTGGTAGCAATGATACGGCCTTCGGGTAATTCCTGCTTGCCCAGCAGTACCCATTTTTTCGTAACCAGACCGATACGGTCTTCCGGTACGATGACTACGCCAAAGCATATACGAAGAATGACCCTGTAAAAAATGAGGCATAGTATAGGCACGCCAATAACCAGCACCCATGTGAGAATAGATGAATTTTCCATGATAGGGGATATTTAAGAAATGTATTAGAGAGATTTGAATGCGTTGGTATAGGATTTACGAAGACATTTTTTTCGATTTGGTGCAGGTATATCCAAAAGGTATGCCAGAGATAAAGTTACTGTAGTGCAGCCGCATTGCCGGGTTAAAAAAGTGAACATATTTAAGCGGCGTGTAACAGCTGATATAATCGTGTAATCATCTGCGTTATACAGGTTATAAAAAAAGATCTCAGCGTACTGCTGAGATCTTTTTAACTATTATTATCAGTTATTATTGAATTTTATTGATTTCTTCTACTACACCTGCCACCAGGTATTCGTCGAATGGATCATCTGTAGCGTTGATGACTTTTTTGGCAACAGCTTGCGCT
The Chitinophaga sp. Cy-1792 genome window above contains:
- a CDS encoding SPFH domain-containing protein, with product MENSSILTWVLVIGVPILCLIFYRVILRICFGVVIVPEDRIGLVTKKWVLLGKQELPEGRIIATNGEAGFQAQTLAPGIYFWKWLWQYSVAYQPFTIIPTGKIGLVLSKDGAELETGAILARRVPCDSFQDAAAFLKNGGRKGRQTAIITPGSYRINTFLFEVEITDYVTVPENAVGIITTLEGKAIETGSIAGKLIDSHNNFQDVDAFLLGGGYKGLQEQVILAGSYFINPWFARLELVKMTEIAIGHVGVVISFVGKDGEDISGAEFKHGNIVTKGQKGVWAEPLGPGKYPINPYIMKVELVPTTNLVLNWASARSEAHQLDKNLSTITVRSKDGFTFNLDVAQIIHIPTNEAPKVIARFGNMSNLVTQVLEPTIGNYFRNSAQGSDVIGFLTSRKERQESAKEHIGRVLDQYNVFGVDTLIGDIVPPETLMKTLTDRKIAEEQKVTYDTERLAQETRQKLEKETAIAEMQKEIVKADQGVWIAERLADASVKKATGDANSVRLQANAESDRMKLLAAGEAEKVRLLAKAEAEKTEWIAKADAEKIALTGKAEAEKILAIGQSSAEAYKLAVEAMGGDNFTQLKVMEAIGEQKIRIMPDILIGGSNGDGSNGPISGLLGLKLLEEVAKKKSEQND
- a CDS encoding zinc-dependent metalloprotease; translation: MLKRKISFFALALSCAMVGTSSSSFAQGKKKDNEKPAAPVTAPAADSAKKDAPVKLKKYEDVITKGTTSVQGFLTVHKKEDKYYFEIPFSLFKREIMAVNRISKASVDMRNGMWGLAGDQIGESVYAFERAAGNKLFLRQLSYTEYVTDSTSELATAITNNNVQAIVSAFPIVAFNHDSTTAVIDVTEFLNSDNNVLYFENAALKQRAGMGAQQNDRSYIDYVHAYPTNLEVKAVKTYAAGINPAHPFYTVELNASLLLLPEKRMQPRIMDERVGYFTSTHRDFEAEPQGVRNTSYARRWRLEPKPEDEQRYLKGELVEPKQPIVFYIDPATPKKWVPYLIAGINDWNKAFEHAGFKNAIIGKEAPTKEQDSTWSLDDARHSAIIYRPSVIPNAMGPNVADPRSGEILESHIFWYHNVMQLLQKWYLVQCGATDPRATKPVIDDQLMGELIRFVSSHEVGHTLGLRHNFGASYNTPVEKLRDKNWLKEHGHTTSIMDYARFNYVAQPEDNVGTEGLYPRINDYDKWAIEWGYRWRPSYKNEWEEQKALSNIVSDSLLKNPRLTFGGEMEVFDPRAQNEDLGDDAMKASEYGIRNLKRIVPQLVTWTRIPAADYQELGETFKEVFGQYSRYLGHVMKNVGGIYHELKLSTDAGPVYTYVEYDKQKRAVKFLSDNLFTTPEWLNNREIFTRLPYSFGEEFGKLQQDALEVLITRRRMSVLMNTKLESKEKAYSLDEMFSDLDRYIFTELYSGKNVDFYRRNLQKAYVSRLIQQAFAQENPGEIAVMSYKFYMSDMQGIMRDELKKLQQLCKKALANPATDKDTKIHCQELVAKIDLNFKNKN